One region of Pagrus major chromosome 5, Pma_NU_1.0 genomic DNA includes:
- the LOC140996241 gene encoding uncharacterized protein, with protein MAKRRAEDPLLLPDSPSKRCCRSLCSVDMQLGSMAPSGGVSPPSLLALLGSRSRKRPSYFEEPEGGDEEAALLCRKATHCCDTRKHAASVLTVQASGSFQDRRSSSTITSSKKRHRDECTALGTAIAQVNDKADEDTNYEDCTYNSFQFWRVPLPELDLSLLEDAGDHSQIKDKHEDENERLFSRQTCQKHMKVLEMHPGEMHEPDVADCQGCPVRVNQSEVSEPPAAGRSQ; from the exons ATGGCGAAAAGACGAGCCGAGGACCCGCTACTGCTGCCCGACTCTCCCTCCAAAAGATGCTGCCGCTCTCTCTGCAGTGTTGACATGCAGCTGGGAAGCATGGCTCCCTCTGGGGGTGTGAGCCCGCCGTCCCTGCTGGCTCTGCTGGGCAGCCGCTCCAGAAAGAGGCCTAGTTACTTCGAGGAGCcggagggaggagatgaagaagccGCTCTTCTTTGTCGCAAGGCCACACACTGCTGCGACACGAGGAAACATGCGGCCAGTGTTTTGACGGTGCAGGCTTCTGGAAGTTTCCAGGACCGTCGCAGCTCCAGCACAATCACAAGCTCCAAGAAACGACATCGAGATGAATGCACGGCTTTAGGGACTGCCATTGCTCAAGTTAATGATAAA GCTGATGAAGACACCAACTACGAAGACTGCACCTACAACTCCTTCCAATTCTGGAGGGTTCCCTTACCTGAACTAGACCTTTCACTGCTAGAAGATGCCGGTGACCATTCACAAATAAAAG ACAAACATGAGGATGAAAATGAGAGGCTGTTCAGCAGACAGACATGTCAAAAGCACATGAAGGTACTTGAAATGCATCCAGGTGAGATGCATGAACCTGATGTTGCAGACTGCCAAGGTTGCCCTGTCAGAGTGAATCAGTCTGAAGTGAGTGAGCCTCCTGCTGCTGGAAGATCTCAGTGA